CACTTAAACAAGGAAACTATTATGTCAAGAGAAAGAAGAGTTAACTATCAATGTAACTATTGCGGTAAGAGCGGAATAGGATATGTAGAAGAAGAATATAGAAATAATCAATGGCAAGTTGTCAGTGAGACAATTCCCAATGGATGGAGTAGATATCGCTATAAAATGCTTGTTTGTCCTCAATGTGATGATAATCCCAAAGTAAGAGCGGCTATTCGAAATAAAATAAAGTCAAAAGATTCTTCCCGCACAGGTTGCTTTCTTGCTCTTGCTTCATTTTCAATATTGATTCCTGGATTTTCTTTTTTGGCAAGTAAAGACTACATTGGGATTATATTTTGTTCGGCCATAGTGATAGGTAATATCTTTATTTTTAAAGCACTAGGAACTAAAAAAAGTGGATATGTTATTTCTGTTCTACTTTTAATAATTGAAGTATTCCTTTCTTTTGCTTTATTAATAGGCTCTATTGATGCTGGCAAATAATCAGATTCTTCGAATTATGTTGCAGCTTTAATAACGGAAAAGCGTAATGTATCCCCAATGGGTTAACAAGTAAAACATCCTCCTTATCTTTATTGCTTGAAGTAGAAAACTATAAAAATTTTGAACAGTTAATAAAGTTATGGAGGAAGTTTATTTTTCCCCGATGGGTAAAAATACAAGAAAGAAAAATAGTCTAAGGAGTAATGATATGGTGAAGTTTTTTGCTTTAGTTTTATTTATGGAGGCCATGTCTTGGGCTGTTGTTGTTAAGCCTCCCTTTTCGAAGAAAGATATTCTCGTAAATATTCTATCTCCTTCGAATACAAGTACTTCAAAGGTGTTAAGTACTATGCCGATTGTTATTGATGGACGATATATGTGCCCATATATTGGTTCCGTATATGGTCCCATGGAAAAGGATTTTGTCTGTGCTGATGCGTATGTTTATCATTTGGTACGGGTTGCTGCAAATACAAAAAAATCCTTAGATTGTTATTATGATTACAATCTGCTTAGTGGTGATCATACGCTTTCCGTTCTGCAACAGAAGGAATGCCCAGATATTCTTGTTAGCTATGCAGGATACAAATTTTTAGCAGCTGTTTATTTTGATGAGATTGATGATTATCGATTGTATTTCTTTGATATGGATGTCCCGAAACAGGTTTTTCAGGGAGATTTGGATAATTTTCCCAAGGTACAATCTCAAATTCGGTATAGACGAACGCATATGGGTCGTGAAAAAACTAAAAATGAGATCATATTTTAGTCTCTAATTAAAAGTGTGTGCATATAAGTATAGCAGGCCGTGAACGACCTGCTGCTTTTATGGAATGCGCGGCCCCTTGCGCGCTCAATCTCGAAATAGTAAATTCTTATTTAGTTCAAATTTCAACAGCGAGGTAAAGAAAATGACGGATGTGATGGCTGAACGCGAAAACGCTTTTGCCGAAGGCAAAGAAGAAGGTTTTGCCGAAGGCAGGGCGGAAGGCTTTGCTGAAGGGGCTTTTACCGAGCGTACAAAAGCGGATAAGGAAAAACGTCAAATGGCGAAAAGTCTCAAGGAACAGAATGTAGATGTTTCTATAATCGCTAAAACGACTGGTTTTTCTGAAGAAGAAATTCGCAGTTTATAGCTGAAATTCAGTCTTTAAGAATGCAAAAAAGCAGGCCGCATGAACGACCTGCTTTTCTTGTTCCGTTTTTACAGCCTTTGTCCTTCGTTCCAGTAATCGGTGGGTTGCTCGACGCCGCATTCTTTTGCGATGTAGACGGGTTCAAGTCCTTTCTTTCGCTGGTCGATGTAGTTCTTGAGAGCTTTAATCGCAATTGGCGAGAGAATCAAGATGACGGGGATGTTCACGAGGACCATGAGGCCTTGGCAAAGGTCTGCGCTGTCCCAGGCGAACGATGCGCTGGATGTGGCGCCTAAGAAGACGATGGCGGTTGCGATGGTCTTGAATACATTGCGGATTTTCTTGGTGGGGCGCCTGTTCAAGATGAAGCGGAGGCAGCCTTCGGTGTAGTAGTAGTTTCCGATGAGCGTGGTGTAGCCAAAGAGGCACATGGAGAATGTGATGAAGATGGCGCCGTTGCTGCCGAGAACGGAGGCGAGAGACTTTTGTACGTAAATGATTCCCGAAATGTCCTTGCTGGGTTCGATGTTGGTCGAGAGGCACATGAGGGCTGTGGCGGAGCAGATGAGGAGCGTGTCGATGAATACGGAAAGCGATTGCACGAGGCCTTGCTTGACGGGGTGCGAAACGCTTGCACTTGCACTTGCGTTCGGGGCAGAACCCATACCTGCTTCGTTGGAGTAGAGGCCGCGCTTGATGCCGTACATGATGCAGCTTCCGGCGAAGCCGCCAAATCCAGCGTCAAACGAAAATGCATTCTTGAAAATCGTGCCGAACATGGCGGGAACGTTCGATATGTTGTATATGATGATGCCGAAGGCGACGATGACGTAGATGGTTCCCATGAAGGGGACTAGGTAACTTGTGATGGTGGAAATTTTCTTCGCGCCTTCCCAGATGCAAAGAGCGAAGAGTGCGGCTAAAATGAATCCGACGATGAACGGTGTGGATGCCTGATCGTAGAATTTGTATCCGGTGAGGGAGTCCTGAATGTTGTACGAGGCGAGCAGGTTGTAGCCCACGATGTAGGTGAGGAGCACAAAGCCCGAGAAGAGAACGCCTAGCCAACGTTTGCCGAGAGCTGTCTGGATGTAATAGGACGGTCCGCCGTAAGAGTGTCCTGTGACATCGTCATGGCGCTTGTAAATCTGGGCGAGGGTGGATTCTACGAATGCGGAGGCGGCGCCGAGGATGGCGATTACCCACATCCAGAAAATGGCGCCCGGGCCGCCGAGGCAAATGGCCGAAGATACGCCGACGATGTTTCCGGTGCCGACGCGGGAGGCTGTCGAGACCATCAATGCCGCAAATGACGAAATCCCGTGCTTGTGCAATGGCTTTTCGCGGGTGACACGGAATGTTTCGATCAGATAGCGGACTTGTGGAAATCCCAAACGGACTGAAAGGAATACCCCAGCAACAATCAAAAACAGCGGGACTATGTAGAAATCGTAAAGGGCGGTGTTAAGCACCGAAACAACGGGATGTAAGGGGTTT
The DNA window shown above is from Fibrobacter sp. UWB16 and carries:
- a CDS encoding sodium:alanine symporter family protein; its protein translation is MSNPLHPVVSVLNTALYDFYIVPLFLIVAGVFLSVRLGFPQVRYLIETFRVTREKPLHKHGISSFAALMVSTASRVGTGNIVGVSSAICLGGPGAIFWMWVIAILGAASAFVESTLAQIYKRHDDVTGHSYGGPSYYIQTALGKRWLGVLFSGFVLLTYIVGYNLLASYNIQDSLTGYKFYDQASTPFIVGFILAALFALCIWEGAKKISTITSYLVPFMGTIYVIVAFGIIIYNISNVPAMFGTIFKNAFSFDAGFGGFAGSCIMYGIKRGLYSNEAGMGSAPNASASASVSHPVKQGLVQSLSVFIDTLLICSATALMCLSTNIEPSKDISGIIYVQKSLASVLGSNGAIFITFSMCLFGYTTLIGNYYYTEGCLRFILNRRPTKKIRNVFKTIATAIVFLGATSSASFAWDSADLCQGLMVLVNIPVILILSPIAIKALKNYIDQRKKGLEPVYIAKECGVEQPTDYWNEGQRL